Genomic window (Arthrobacter sp. StoSoilA2):
CATGGAAGAGCTGGACGTCCTGGCCAAGATCGGCGCCGAAGGCATCCTGGTCCTCGCCACGTCCACCGGCGCAACCGTGGCGGTCAAGATGCTGGACGGCAACCTCCGCGCTACTTCCTTGGTGGGCTTGACCCTTCTTGCCGTGAGTGGCGCGGTGGACATTCCCGCGGTTTCCAACGTCCTGGAACGCGTCGTGGAACCCGTGCTGGGCGGCGGACGTCCGGTGGGCAAGATCCGCCTGGGCCACGCCGTATCCGCGATGCTCGACTGAGTCACCTATTTAATAAGGAAAGAATCCATGGCAGTTGCACGACGCCGTATTGACGTCGACGAGGGCCGCGCTGCGCTGGCAGCCTGGCAGTCCGCCGTCGGGCCCTCGGGTGAAGACGCGACCCCGCCGTCGCGCTCTTTGATTGCGACGGCGGTCCGCTACTCACTTGAGGAAGTCACCGCCCGAGCGCCCGGCAATTCGGTGGAGGTCCGCGTGCCCCCGTTCGGCGTCACGCAGTGCGTGGAGGGGCCCCGCCACACCCGCGGCACTCCCCCGAACGTCATAGAGTGCGACGCCGCCACCTGGCTTGAGTTGGTTACCGGCCGGATCTCGTGGGGAGACGCCGTTTCGGCTGGCCGCGTTGCCGCGTCCGGACTGCGCGCGGACCTCTCGGAACTGCTTCCCCTCTGACGGGTCTTGTGTACGGCCAATGCCCTCAAGACCGTGTCTTAAGGGCATTGGCCGTACACAAACCATGGAGTTAGTCGGGGCAAACCGGGGTGGTTGGTTGGCCTGGCTTGCTCATCTCGAATTGCGGGATTTCGTCCGCTGTGGGACCTCCACGGAATTTCGGTGAGGGGTGGTGGCCCTCGCTGAGGCGCTCAAGCTCCTGCTCCTCGAACACTTCCTCCTGGCCCAGCATGATGGCTGAATCCTCGTTGGTAATCTCGCCGTTGAAGGCACGGACCATGACGCTGCGGTCGAACTGGCCTTCCCACTTGGCTACAACGAAGGTGGCTACGCAGTTGCCCAGCAGGTTGACGACGACGCGCATGGAGTCCATGAGGCGGTCGGCACCGAGGAGGAGTGCTACGCCGGCAACCGGGAAGATGCCAAGGGCGGCAGCCGTGGCCGAGAGGGCCAGGAAC
Coding sequences:
- a CDS encoding sterol carrier family protein; translated protein: MAVARRRIDVDEGRAALAAWQSAVGPSGEDATPPSRSLIATAVRYSLEEVTARAPGNSVEVRVPPFGVTQCVEGPRHTRGTPPNVIECDAATWLELVTGRISWGDAVSAGRVAASGLRADLSELLPL